The Echinimonas agarilytica genomic sequence TGGCTCGTTTCGCTGTAGAGGCGACACAGCGTGTATGGTAAGCCATTTGTTCGACGGTCACGGGCAATGTGCTGTCTTCGCCTTGTAACACCATGCCCAGCGAGTCACCGATCAGAATCAGGTCGATACCGCAGTCGTCGAAGATTTTTGCGAATGAGGCATCATACGCCGTGAGAGTTGCAAACTTTTCACCTTGCTCTTTTTTCTTGAGTAGGCTTGCGACAGATACTTTTTTCATAGTTAAACCTAATTGCGTTCAGATCAGGCCGAATGTTCAAGCTGATGCAAACCGTTGCGTGGACATTGGCTGAGCAATGTTTGCAAAGGAGTGCCGTCGGGCAATACAAGTTCGGCAGCAATATCAGCTAGAGGATAAAGGACAAACTCCCGTTCGCCCATATGGTAATGCGGAATTGTTAGGCGAGGTGTGTGGATAGTTTGGTTGCCAAAAAGCAGTATGTCCAAATCTAAAGTCCGTGGTCCCCAGCGTTCGTCTTTGCGTTGTCGGCCCTGTTGTTGCTCAATGGACTGCAAGGCATTCAGCAAACCTTCGGGATCCATGGCCGTCTCAATGGCCACTACTGCGTTAATGTAGTCGGGCTGATCAGTCGGGCCAAGAGGCTTGCTGCAGTACAAAGGAGAAGCCGCAATAAAGCGGCTATTTGTTAGTTTTTTAAGCGCATCAATGGCAACTTGAGCTTGTTGCACAGGATGATTAAGATTTGCTCCAACGCCAATGTAGCAAGTCTGCCGTTGCGTCATTATGATTCTGCATCCTTCTTGGGCTTGTTAGGCGAAG encodes the following:
- the folK gene encoding 2-amino-4-hydroxy-6-hydroxymethyldihydropteridine diphosphokinase, producing the protein MTQRQTCYIGVGANLNHPVQQAQVAIDALKKLTNSRFIAASPLYCSKPLGPTDQPDYINAVVAIETAMDPEGLLNALQSIEQQQGRQRKDERWGPRTLDLDILLFGNQTIHTPRLTIPHYHMGEREFVLYPLADIAAELVLPDGTPLQTLLSQCPRNGLHQLEHSA